Part of the Pseudomonas abietaniphila genome is shown below.
GCTGATGCGGGCGTCGAACAACAAGGCACCGGCCATCGTCATTCTGGGCAAGGGTGCGCTGAACACGGCCCGGCGCATCCAGCAGCTGTATCCCGACGCCCTCGTTCATGGCCTGGCTGAACGTGTGGAAGGTGCGGACCGTACGTATTCCGAATTCGGCGCGACACTGCGCCATCTGTATCAGCAGGACACGCCGATCATCGCCCTCTGCGCGGCGGGTATCGTGATTCGGACGCTAGCGCCGCTGTTGCTCGAAAAAGGCGCCGAGCCGCCTGTGCTGGCGGTCGCCGAGGATGGCAGTGCGGTCGTGCCGCTGCTGGGCGGACTGGGTGGCGTCAATGTCATGGCCCGGAAGATTGCTGCGAGCTTGAACACGGCGGCGGCAATCACTACCAGCGGCGAACTGCGCTTTGGCACTTGCCTGCTCAATCCTCCGTCCGGTTATGCGCTGGGCGACCTGGAGCTTGGCAAGCGTTTCGTTTCCGATCTCTTGTCAGGCGAAAGCGTGCGCATTGAAGGCGCCGCACCGTGGCTGGCGCAAGCGCAACTGCCGGAAGATGATCACGCGCAACTGGCGATTCATGTCGGGTACGCCGAGCGCGAGCCTTGCGCCAACGAGTTGCTGATCTACCCGCGCAATGTGCTGGTGGCGGTCGAGGCCACGGTCCCTGATCTCGCTGAAACGGTGCGCGGCGCACTGCATGACTCGCGCATTGCCAGCCAGGCGCTCGCGTGCCTGCTGGCCAGCGAAACCGGCATGGCCAACCCTGCGTTGCACGCGGCTGCCGACACGTTGGGTGTGCCGTTGCGCTTCACGGCGCAGGCACCGGCAAGCGACATGGCGCGACAAGCACTGCCGCAACTGCTGCCACCGCTCAGTCCACGGCACGGTATCGCTATCGCCGTGGCGGCTGAACCGTTGGATGTCCAACGTATCG
Proteins encoded:
- the cobJ gene encoding precorrin-3B C(17)-methyltransferase, which encodes MRASNNKAPAIVILGKGALNTARRIQQLYPDALVHGLAERVEGADRTYSEFGATLRHLYQQDTPIIALCAAGIVIRTLAPLLLEKGAEPPVLAVAEDGSAVVPLLGGLGGVNVMARKIAASLNTAAAITTSGELRFGTCLLNPPSGYALGDLELGKRFVSDLLSGESVRIEGAAPWLAQAQLPEDDHAQLAIHVGYAEREPCANELLIYPRNVLVAVEATVPDLAETVRGALHDSRIASQALACLLASETGMANPALHAAADTLGVPLRFTAQAPASDMARQALPQLLPPLSPRHGIAIAVAAEPLDVQRIGRGRGRLAVIGLGPGAAEFMIPAVKAELARANDVLGYETYVCMAGPFRADQVLHCTDNREEMQRARHAFELAAQGRSVVVVSSGDPGVFAMASAVLEALHESDNAQWHAVDLEILPGVSASLATAAQAGAPLGHDFCVMSLSDNLKPWDIIEKRLDLACQADLALAFYNPISRSRPWQLGRALEIVRVHRAPETPVTLGRDIGRPGQTLRVITLGELTPEQVDMRTMVLIGSSLTRSFPRADGKAWTYTPRWYGEKPDK